In one window of Leifsonia sp. NPDC080035 DNA:
- a CDS encoding transcriptional regulator: MASTGSRTLQLLSLLQTHRYWPGQELAERLGVSPRTLRRDVDRLRDPGYPVDATRGVAGGYQLAAGASLPPLVVDDEEAVALAVGLRTAAQSGVSGVEEASVRALTKVVQVMPPRLRRRVDALRVATLASALRPGPVADAATLTTVAQACRDEERLAFAYTARDGAETTRTVEPHRLVSVGRRWYLVAYDLTRFDWRSFRLDRLSDPRPTGARFRPRALPAEDAAAFVRDALAGAGDPFVVDAVVDAPLARVQEVIGRWSTAEAVTATETRVRMTADTPEWALFGLAALGTSFRVEGPEEVVRLAAAWGERFSSAAGGGASPKLADR; the protein is encoded by the coding sequence ATGGCCAGCACAGGATCGCGCACGCTGCAGCTCCTCTCGCTGCTCCAGACCCACCGCTATTGGCCGGGCCAGGAGCTCGCCGAGCGGCTCGGCGTCTCTCCGCGCACGCTGCGCAGGGACGTCGACCGGCTCCGCGACCCCGGCTACCCGGTGGATGCGACGCGCGGGGTCGCCGGCGGATACCAGCTGGCGGCGGGCGCCTCCCTGCCACCGCTCGTCGTGGACGACGAGGAGGCCGTCGCTCTCGCGGTGGGACTGCGGACGGCAGCGCAGAGCGGCGTCTCCGGCGTCGAGGAGGCGTCGGTGCGGGCGCTCACGAAGGTGGTCCAGGTGATGCCGCCGAGGCTGCGGCGCCGCGTCGACGCGCTGCGCGTCGCCACGCTCGCCTCCGCACTCCGGCCGGGGCCGGTGGCCGACGCGGCGACGCTGACGACGGTGGCGCAGGCCTGTCGCGATGAGGAGCGGCTGGCGTTCGCGTACACCGCACGCGACGGCGCGGAGACGACCCGCACGGTCGAGCCGCACCGGCTGGTCTCCGTCGGCCGGCGCTGGTATCTGGTCGCCTACGACCTCACCCGCTTCGACTGGCGCAGCTTCCGGCTCGACCGGCTGAGCGATCCGCGGCCGACCGGCGCGCGGTTCCGGCCACGCGCGCTGCCCGCCGAAGACGCGGCCGCCTTCGTGCGCGACGCCCTCGCGGGAGCCGGGGACCCGTTCGTCGTCGACGCGGTGGTGGATGCGCCCCTCGCGCGGGTGCAGGAGGTCATCGGCCGGTGGTCGACGGCCGAGGCCGTCACGGCGACCGAGACACGGGTGCGGATGACCGCGGACACGCCCGAGTGGGCGCTGTTCGGGCTCGCGGCGCTGGGGACGTCGTTCCGCGTCGAGGGCCCGGAGGAGGTCGTCAGGCTCGCGGCGGCGTGGGGCGAGCGCTTCTCCTCGGCGGCGGGCGGCGGCGCGTCGCCTAAGCTAGCTGATCGATGA
- a CDS encoding VIT1/CCC1 transporter family protein has translation MTADSPASTPPGSPSTADIKRWRRYLADERAEAAVYRDLAGRREGEEREILLSLAEAERRHEQHWLTLLGDQVGRPLRGDVRTRMLGFLARRFGSVFVLALAQRAEARSPYAGDADATPRMAADEQVHEEVVRALAARGRQRLSGTFRAAVFGANDGLVSNLALVLGVSASGVPTHVVLLTGISGLLAGALSMGAGEYVSVRSQRELLEASSPNPATASALPHLDVDANELTLVYRARGMSPEEAQRHAHDVLSTLGAYTSPVPVQPAGAEPDVDEHEAIGNGWSAALSSFCFFASGALIPILPYLFGLTGTVAVIVSALLVGLVLLGTGAIVGLLSGASPLKRALRQLAIGYGAAAATYILGLIFGATLG, from the coding sequence ATGACCGCCGACTCCCCCGCATCCACACCGCCCGGTTCCCCGTCCACCGCCGACATCAAGCGCTGGCGGCGATACCTCGCCGACGAGCGCGCCGAGGCCGCCGTCTACCGCGACCTCGCCGGACGCAGGGAGGGAGAGGAGCGGGAGATCCTCCTCTCGCTCGCCGAGGCGGAGCGGCGGCACGAGCAGCACTGGCTCACCCTGCTCGGCGACCAGGTCGGGCGACCGCTGCGCGGCGACGTCCGCACCAGGATGCTCGGGTTCCTCGCCCGCCGGTTCGGCTCGGTGTTCGTGCTGGCACTTGCCCAGCGGGCGGAGGCGCGTTCGCCGTACGCGGGCGACGCAGACGCGACCCCGAGGATGGCCGCGGACGAGCAGGTGCACGAAGAGGTCGTCCGTGCACTCGCCGCGCGCGGCAGGCAGCGGCTCTCCGGGACGTTCAGGGCCGCGGTCTTCGGCGCGAACGACGGTCTGGTGAGCAACCTCGCGCTCGTGCTCGGCGTCAGCGCGAGCGGGGTGCCGACGCACGTCGTGCTGCTGACCGGCATCTCCGGACTGCTGGCGGGTGCGCTGTCGATGGGCGCCGGCGAGTACGTCTCGGTGCGCTCCCAGCGCGAGCTGCTGGAGGCGTCCAGTCCCAACCCGGCAACGGCGTCCGCGCTGCCGCACCTCGACGTCGATGCGAACGAGCTGACCCTTGTGTACCGCGCCCGCGGGATGAGCCCGGAGGAGGCGCAGCGGCACGCGCACGACGTGCTGTCCACACTCGGCGCGTACACGTCCCCCGTCCCCGTCCAGCCGGCGGGCGCGGAGCCGGACGTCGACGAGCACGAGGCGATCGGCAACGGCTGGAGCGCCGCGCTCTCGAGCTTCTGCTTCTTCGCCTCCGGCGCGCTCATCCCGATCCTGCCGTACCTGTTCGGCCTGACCGGGACGGTCGCGGTCATCGTCTCGGCGCTGCTCGTCGGCCTGGTGCTGCTCGGGACGGGCGCGATCGTCGGACTGCTCTCCGGCGCATCCCCGCTGAAGCGGGCACTGCGCCAGCTCGCGATCGGCTACGGCGCGGCCGCGGCCACCTACATCCTCGGCCTCATCTTCGGCGCCACCCTCGGCTGA
- a CDS encoding DUF3097 domain-containing protein, producing the protein MDDRYGTDVLATDWRNAGRKPIPEVEAVRDLVVEEAATGFCGAITRLEAQTVELEDYFGKKRVFPLSAGFLIDGSPVRLVVPKAGRQGRTRTASGSFAVGDAPARVARASRIFVEGRHDAELVERVWGDDLRVEGVVVEYLEGVDDLDAIVKEFAPGPGRRIGVLVDHLVPGSKESRIAEKVARGPFGTHVLVVGHPYIDIWQAVKPARVGLAAWPSIPRSIEWKHGICEALGLPHASQADIARAWKLILSRVSTYSDLEPELLGRVEQLIDFVTEPAA; encoded by the coding sequence ATGGACGACCGCTACGGAACCGATGTGCTCGCGACGGACTGGCGGAACGCCGGCCGGAAGCCCATTCCCGAGGTGGAGGCGGTGCGCGACCTCGTCGTCGAGGAGGCCGCGACCGGCTTCTGCGGGGCGATCACCCGCCTCGAGGCGCAGACCGTGGAGCTGGAGGACTACTTCGGCAAGAAGCGCGTCTTCCCGCTCTCCGCGGGATTCCTGATCGACGGTTCTCCCGTCCGGCTCGTCGTGCCGAAGGCCGGACGGCAGGGCAGGACGCGCACGGCGTCCGGCTCGTTCGCCGTCGGGGACGCGCCGGCCAGGGTCGCGCGCGCCAGCCGCATCTTCGTCGAGGGCAGGCACGACGCCGAGCTGGTGGAGCGGGTGTGGGGCGACGATCTGCGTGTGGAGGGCGTCGTCGTCGAGTACCTGGAGGGCGTCGACGACCTGGACGCGATCGTGAAGGAGTTCGCGCCAGGACCCGGCCGTCGCATCGGCGTGCTCGTCGACCACCTCGTGCCCGGCTCCAAAGAGAGCCGGATCGCCGAGAAGGTGGCGCGCGGACCGTTCGGGACGCACGTCCTCGTCGTCGGCCACCCCTACATCGACATCTGGCAGGCCGTGAAGCCGGCACGGGTGGGGCTTGCGGCGTGGCCGAGCATCCCGCGTTCGATCGAGTGGAAGCACGGGATCTGCGAGGCGCTCGGCCTGCCGCACGCGTCGCAGGCCGACATCGCGCGGGCGTGGAAGCTCATCCTCTCCCGCGTGAGCACGTACTCGGACCTCGAGCCTGAGCTGCTCGGCCGGGTGGAGCAGCTGATCGACTTCGTGACGGAGCCCGCGGCGTAG
- a CDS encoding PAC2 family protein: MTDAKNILGGRILVVAFEGWNDAGEAASGAVKTLKEQLDVVPVAEVDPELYFDFQFNRPVVTDDDGRRRLIWPSAVMLGPAFPGDTGDALAGDAELDVTGDNAGNIYLLLGTEPSRSWKSFTAEIMDAALAADIGAIVFLGAMLADVPHTRPISVFASSENAAVRAELGIERSTYEGPVGILSALGEGAEDVGIPTISIWASVPHYVHNAPSPKAVLALIDKLEELVDVTIPRGTLVEEAAAWEAGIDALAADDEEMAAYIQQLEQARDTVDSPEASGEAIAQEFERYLRKRGDGRDGGTAGRAPDDPRRG; this comes from the coding sequence GTGACTGACGCGAAGAACATCCTGGGCGGCCGCATCCTGGTGGTGGCCTTCGAGGGGTGGAACGACGCAGGCGAGGCGGCGAGCGGTGCGGTGAAGACGCTCAAGGAGCAGCTGGACGTCGTCCCCGTCGCCGAGGTCGACCCCGAGCTCTACTTCGACTTCCAGTTCAACCGTCCGGTGGTCACGGACGACGACGGGCGCCGCCGGCTGATCTGGCCGTCGGCCGTCATGCTCGGCCCCGCCTTCCCCGGTGACACCGGGGACGCACTCGCCGGCGACGCCGAGCTCGACGTGACCGGCGACAACGCCGGCAACATCTACCTCCTGCTCGGCACCGAGCCCTCCCGCAGCTGGAAGTCGTTCACGGCGGAGATCATGGATGCGGCGCTCGCCGCCGACATCGGCGCCATCGTCTTCCTCGGCGCCATGCTCGCCGATGTGCCGCACACCCGCCCGATCTCGGTCTTCGCCTCCAGCGAGAACGCAGCCGTGCGCGCGGAGCTCGGCATCGAGCGCTCGACCTACGAGGGACCCGTCGGCATCCTGAGCGCGCTGGGCGAGGGCGCGGAGGACGTCGGCATCCCGACCATCTCCATCTGGGCGTCCGTCCCGCACTACGTGCACAACGCGCCGAGCCCCAAGGCCGTGCTCGCGCTGATCGACAAGCTCGAGGAGCTGGTCGATGTCACCATCCCGCGCGGCACCCTCGTGGAGGAGGCGGCGGCCTGGGAGGCGGGCATCGACGCACTGGCGGCGGACGACGAGGAGATGGCCGCATACATCCAGCAGCTGGAGCAGGCTCGCGACACCGTCGACTCCCCCGAGGCGAGCGGCGAAGCGATCGCCCAGGAGTTCGAGCGGTACCTGCGCAAGCGCGGCGACGGCCGTGACGGAGGCACCGCCGGCCGCGCACCCGACGACCCCCGCCGCGGCTGA
- the mshC gene encoding cysteine--1-D-myo-inosityl 2-amino-2-deoxy-alpha-D-glucopyranoside ligase, translating into MRAWDPPRIPAVPGDGVTPLLFDTASQQLVEAGADDIVRLYVCGITPYDATHLGHAATYVAFDTLQRVWRDAGRSVHYAQNITDVDDPLLERARDTGVDWRELAAAEIEGFRRDMEYLAVLPPDDYVAVTEVIPQVGRAVERLLEGGVAYRVDDDVYFDIAAAQEVSPWLLGEESGLDRDAMLALSAERGGDPDRTGKRDPLDPLLWRSARSGEPSWPSAVGEGRPGWHIECSVIALMHLGRDFTVQGGGSDLVFPHHELSAGHAAALSGHPLARVYSHAGMIAYRGEKMSKSLGNLVLVSTLREHGTEACALRLAVLAHHYRSDWEWFDDALDGAAERLARWRAATANPAQAVDADAALEERAVVERMRAALRDDLDTPSALRAVDQWAATHPAAATDLVPTAVQALLGVRL; encoded by the coding sequence ATGCGTGCCTGGGACCCGCCGAGAATCCCCGCCGTCCCGGGCGACGGCGTGACCCCGCTGCTGTTCGACACGGCGTCGCAGCAGCTGGTGGAGGCGGGAGCGGACGACATCGTCCGGCTCTACGTCTGCGGCATCACGCCGTACGACGCCACGCACCTCGGGCACGCGGCGACCTACGTCGCCTTCGACACCCTGCAGCGGGTGTGGCGGGATGCCGGCCGCAGCGTCCACTACGCCCAGAACATCACCGATGTCGACGACCCGCTGCTTGAGCGGGCACGGGATACCGGCGTCGACTGGCGGGAACTCGCCGCCGCGGAGATCGAGGGCTTCCGCCGCGACATGGAGTACCTGGCCGTGCTGCCGCCGGACGACTACGTCGCCGTCACCGAGGTGATCCCGCAGGTGGGGCGCGCCGTCGAACGGCTGCTGGAGGGCGGGGTCGCCTACCGCGTCGACGACGACGTCTACTTCGATATCGCCGCGGCCCAGGAGGTCTCGCCGTGGCTGCTCGGCGAGGAGAGCGGTCTGGACCGGGATGCGATGCTCGCCCTCTCCGCGGAGCGCGGCGGCGACCCGGACCGGACGGGAAAGCGCGACCCGCTCGACCCGCTGCTCTGGCGGTCGGCGCGCTCGGGTGAGCCGAGCTGGCCGTCGGCCGTGGGGGAGGGACGCCCCGGCTGGCACATCGAGTGCTCGGTGATCGCGCTCATGCACCTCGGCCGTGACTTCACCGTTCAGGGCGGCGGTTCCGACCTCGTCTTCCCGCACCACGAACTGAGCGCGGGCCACGCGGCCGCGCTCAGCGGCCACCCGCTCGCCCGCGTCTACAGCCATGCCGGGATGATCGCGTACCGCGGAGAGAAGATGAGCAAGTCGCTCGGCAACCTCGTGCTCGTGTCGACGTTGCGCGAGCACGGAACGGAGGCCTGCGCGCTGCGGCTCGCGGTGCTCGCGCACCACTACCGCAGCGACTGGGAGTGGTTCGACGACGCGCTGGACGGGGCGGCCGAGCGTCTCGCGCGCTGGCGCGCGGCCACCGCGAACCCCGCGCAGGCGGTCGACGCCGACGCGGCGCTGGAGGAGCGCGCCGTGGTCGAGAGGATGCGCGCGGCGCTGCGCGATGACCTGGACACGCCGTCGGCGCTGCGGGCCGTCGATCAGTGGGCGGCGACGCATCCCGCCGCCGCGACCGACCTCGTCCCGACCGCCGTCCAGGCCCTCCTCGGCGTCCGCCTCTGA
- a CDS encoding DUF6504 family protein, giving the protein MTDIDESVAVWTTDEGVPTRLVWRATRYRVTDTPTVWAEICTWWRPFGEHRYGIGSLPREIGGWRFQGTSDTGDAHVFDVRHDPGERTWRLVRVFD; this is encoded by the coding sequence ATGACCGACATCGACGAGTCCGTCGCGGTGTGGACGACGGACGAGGGCGTCCCCACCCGCCTCGTGTGGCGCGCGACCCGGTACCGGGTCACCGACACCCCGACGGTGTGGGCCGAGATCTGCACGTGGTGGCGCCCGTTCGGCGAGCACCGCTACGGCATCGGCAGCCTGCCGCGGGAGATCGGCGGGTGGCGCTTCCAAGGCACCAGCGACACCGGCGACGCCCACGTCTTCGACGTGCGGCACGATCCCGGCGAGCGCACCTGGCGGCTGGTGCGCGTCTTCGACTGA
- a CDS encoding cation diffusion facilitator family transporter, whose translation MSTASRETTSPRSSAKSSSLLTVLLALGANIIVAIAKSVAGFLTGSASMVAEAAHSWADAGNELFLLQAERVAVRPRDPAHPGGYGREAYVWSLFAAVGLFTAGAVVSIMHGVSQLGAEEPETDYLINYIVLAVAFVFEGVSFMQSYRQAHALADERGTSTVEHVLSTSNPTLRAVFAEDAAALIGLLIAFLGVLLHELTGNAVFDALGSILVGVLLAIVAFVLIDRNRRFLLGEQAPERVTQAVLGMLLRHPEVSSVSYLHLEYVGPERVFLVAAVDLVGNDRESDVADDLYAVEQELERNEHIAEAVLTLSRRGQPTLRASE comes from the coding sequence ATGTCGACGGCCAGCCGCGAGACCACCAGCCCCCGGAGCTCCGCGAAGAGCTCCAGCCTCCTCACCGTGCTCCTCGCCCTCGGCGCCAACATCATCGTCGCCATCGCCAAGAGCGTCGCCGGGTTCCTGACCGGGTCGGCGTCGATGGTCGCCGAGGCGGCGCACTCGTGGGCGGACGCGGGCAACGAGCTGTTCCTGCTGCAGGCCGAACGCGTCGCCGTGCGCCCGCGCGACCCTGCGCATCCGGGCGGGTACGGCCGCGAGGCCTACGTCTGGTCGCTGTTCGCGGCCGTCGGGCTGTTCACGGCGGGGGCCGTCGTCTCGATCATGCACGGGGTGTCCCAGCTCGGCGCGGAGGAGCCGGAGACCGACTACCTCATCAACTACATCGTGCTCGCCGTCGCGTTCGTCTTCGAGGGCGTCTCGTTCATGCAGTCCTACCGGCAGGCGCACGCGCTCGCGGACGAGCGGGGCACCAGCACCGTCGAGCACGTGCTCAGCACGTCCAACCCGACCCTGCGGGCCGTGTTCGCGGAGGACGCCGCCGCGCTGATCGGCCTGTTGATCGCGTTCCTCGGCGTGCTGTTGCACGAGCTGACCGGCAACGCGGTGTTCGACGCGCTGGGCTCCATCCTCGTCGGCGTTCTGCTCGCGATCGTCGCCTTCGTGCTCATCGACAGGAACCGGCGCTTCCTGCTCGGCGAGCAGGCGCCGGAGCGCGTGACCCAGGCGGTTCTCGGGATGCTGCTGCGACATCCAGAGGTCAGCTCGGTCAGCTATCTGCACCTGGAGTACGTCGGCCCGGAGCGCGTGTTCCTTGTGGCCGCCGTCGACCTGGTCGGCAACGACAGGGAGTCCGACGTCGCGGACGACCTCTACGCCGTCGAGCAGGAGCTGGAACGCAACGAGCACATCGCCGAGGCGGTGCTCACGCTGTCCCGGCGCGGCCAGCCGACGCTGCGCGCCTCGGAGTAG
- a CDS encoding DUF1707 domain-containing protein, producing MTDFSDPSGASLRLSDDERERAVAALQGHAAQGRLTDAELASRSSAARAAVTRGDLAPLFTDLPGPLDLDAETGTGPRPSVRRPMAAAGEASSGSASAFDAADEPYRRRPGRWGYVVVSVVPFVALILFFVTGMAWGYQYSWLWFLLIPIVGAVAYGADGGRRR from the coding sequence ATGACTGACTTCAGCGATCCGTCCGGTGCGTCGCTGCGGCTGAGCGACGACGAGCGCGAACGCGCGGTCGCGGCCCTGCAGGGCCACGCGGCGCAGGGCAGGCTCACGGACGCGGAGCTCGCCTCCCGCAGCTCGGCGGCCCGCGCGGCGGTCACCAGGGGGGACCTCGCGCCGCTGTTCACCGACCTGCCGGGACCCCTGGACCTGGATGCGGAGACCGGCACGGGCCCGCGTCCGTCCGTCCGGAGGCCGATGGCCGCGGCGGGGGAGGCATCGTCCGGGTCGGCGTCCGCGTTCGACGCGGCGGACGAGCCGTACCGCAGGCGGCCGGGGCGCTGGGGCTACGTCGTCGTCTCGGTCGTTCCGTTCGTTGCGCTCATCCTCTTCTTCGTGACGGGCATGGCGTGGGGATACCAGTACAGCTGGCTGTGGTTCCTGCTCATCCCGATCGTCGGTGCGGTCGCGTACGGCGCCGACGGGGGCCGCCGCCGCTGA
- a CDS encoding undecaprenyl-diphosphate phosphatase, producing MDFINAVILGLVQGLTEFLPISSSAHIRIVGELLGTGADPGARFTAIIQLGTEAAVLLYFWRDIVRIVSRWFLALFGRIPRNDPDARMGWLVILGSIPIVVLGLFFQDAIETTFRSLWIVATTLIVFGILLGIADWVGAKTRRLKELTWGHGIIFGFAQALALIPGVSRSGGTITAGLFMGYQRRAAARYSFLLALPAVFGSGLYQLYKAIKEPCTQALASAGKCTVEVFGLAETAVATIVAFAVGLVVIAFFMGYISRRSFLPFVIYRIVLGVLLMILLGTGVLAA from the coding sequence ATGGACTTCATCAACGCCGTCATCCTCGGACTCGTCCAGGGGCTGACCGAGTTCCTGCCCATCTCCTCCAGCGCGCACATCCGCATCGTCGGCGAGCTGCTCGGCACCGGCGCGGACCCGGGCGCCCGCTTCACCGCGATCATCCAGCTCGGCACGGAGGCCGCGGTGCTGCTGTACTTCTGGCGCGACATCGTGCGGATCGTCTCGCGCTGGTTCCTGGCGCTGTTCGGGCGCATCCCGCGCAATGACCCCGACGCGAGGATGGGCTGGCTGGTCATCCTCGGCAGCATCCCGATCGTGGTTCTCGGCCTGTTCTTCCAGGACGCGATCGAGACCACCTTCCGCTCGCTCTGGATCGTGGCGACGACGCTCATCGTCTTCGGCATCCTGCTCGGGATCGCGGACTGGGTGGGCGCGAAGACCCGGCGGCTGAAGGAACTCACCTGGGGCCACGGCATCATCTTCGGTTTCGCGCAGGCGCTCGCGCTCATCCCGGGCGTCTCGCGCTCCGGCGGCACGATCACGGCCGGTCTGTTCATGGGCTACCAGCGTCGCGCCGCGGCACGTTACTCCTTCCTGCTGGCGCTGCCCGCGGTGTTCGGCAGCGGCCTCTACCAGCTCTACAAGGCGATCAAGGAGCCGTGCACGCAGGCGCTCGCCTCCGCGGGGAAGTGCACCGTGGAGGTGTTCGGACTGGCGGAGACCGCGGTGGCGACAATCGTCGCGTTCGCGGTCGGGCTCGTCGTGATCGCCTTCTTCATGGGCTACATCTCCCGGCGCAGCTTCCTGCCGTTCGTGATCTACCGCATCGTGCTCGGCGTGCTGCTGATGATCCTGCTCGGCACCGGCGTCCTGGCGGCCTGA
- a CDS encoding cold-shock protein, with translation MATGTVKWFNAEKGFGFISPDDGSADVFAHFSEIQSQGYRSLEENQKVEFEVTQGPKGLQASNIRPL, from the coding sequence ATGGCCACAGGTACCGTCAAATGGTTCAACGCGGAGAAGGGCTTCGGATTCATCTCTCCGGACGACGGCTCCGCCGACGTTTTCGCTCACTTCAGCGAGATCCAGTCGCAGGGCTACCGCAGCCTTGAGGAGAACCAGAAGGTCGAGTTCGAGGTGACGCAGGGCCCCAAGGGCCTGCAGGCCTCGAACATCCGCCCGCTCTGA
- a CDS encoding HAD family hydrolase has protein sequence MPAAVFWDMDGTLVDTEPYWMASEQELVGSFGGTWTHDDGLLLVGLGLWNSAEILRSRGVDMDEDAIVHWLTERVRERLATDGVPWRPGARELLKSLRDRGVPTALVTMSVRSMAEQIVAGIPFDAFDVIVSGDEVDEPKPHPEPYLRAATLLGVDPRDAVAIEDSLVGLSSAVASGAAAIGVPHIVPLPESDRHTLWPTLDGRTADDIAAVAAARTETSR, from the coding sequence ATGCCGGCCGCCGTCTTCTGGGATATGGACGGGACGCTCGTCGACACCGAACCGTACTGGATGGCCTCCGAGCAGGAGCTGGTCGGCTCGTTCGGCGGCACCTGGACCCACGACGACGGCCTGCTGCTGGTGGGCCTCGGCCTCTGGAACTCGGCGGAGATCCTGCGCTCGCGCGGAGTGGACATGGACGAGGACGCGATCGTGCACTGGCTGACCGAGCGGGTGCGGGAGCGGCTGGCGACGGACGGCGTTCCGTGGCGCCCCGGCGCCCGCGAGCTGCTGAAGTCCCTGCGCGACCGCGGCGTGCCGACGGCCCTCGTGACGATGTCGGTGCGCTCGATGGCCGAGCAGATCGTCGCGGGCATCCCGTTCGACGCCTTCGACGTGATCGTCTCCGGCGACGAGGTGGACGAGCCGAAGCCGCATCCCGAGCCCTACCTGCGGGCGGCGACGCTGCTGGGCGTCGACCCGCGCGACGCGGTCGCGATCGAGGACTCGCTGGTCGGGCTGTCCTCGGCCGTCGCGTCCGGCGCGGCCGCGATCGGCGTCCCGCACATCGTGCCGCTGCCGGAGTCCGACCGGCACACACTCTGGCCGACCCTGGACGGCCGCACCGCCGACGACATCGCCGCGGTCGCCGCGGCACGGACGGAGACCTCCCGATGA
- a CDS encoding M20/M25/M40 family metallo-hydrolase, producing the protein MTDSRIVPAPEPELDETAIIARDLIRFDTTNYGEGKSNGETDAAEYVEARLRDLGLSPQLFDSDPGRTSVVARVEGRDRSKPALVVHGHLDVVPADPRNWSVDPFGGVIKDGLLWGRGAVDMKNMDAMILTAVGDILRAGEQPERDLVVAFFADEEDGGRRGSHFLVDNHPELFAGATEAISEVGGYSIDIDGKRAYLLQTGEKSLVWIKLVARGRAAHGSRLIRDNAITKLAEALVKIGRREWPLQLTATTTRLIAELGRLLGVDPEQVGPDEVVLRTGTAAGFILATLRTTSNPTLLEAGYKHNVIPDTAEALVDIRTLPGDEDRILAEVRELVGDDIEVRIMHRDIGLEADFGGDLIDAITGTLATHDPGAPVLPYLLSGGTDNKALSKLGITGYGFAPLRLPKELDFPGMFHGVDERVPLDALVFGRTVLRDLLRTY; encoded by the coding sequence ATGACCGACTCCCGCATCGTCCCTGCGCCAGAGCCCGAACTCGACGAGACCGCGATCATCGCGCGGGATCTCATCCGGTTCGACACCACGAATTACGGCGAGGGCAAGTCCAACGGGGAGACGGACGCGGCCGAGTACGTCGAGGCCAGGCTGCGCGACCTCGGGCTGAGTCCGCAGCTGTTCGACTCCGACCCCGGCCGCACGAGCGTCGTCGCGCGCGTCGAGGGCCGCGACCGGTCCAAGCCGGCGCTCGTGGTGCACGGCCACCTGGACGTCGTGCCGGCCGACCCGCGCAACTGGTCGGTCGACCCGTTCGGCGGCGTCATCAAGGACGGCCTGCTCTGGGGCCGCGGAGCCGTGGACATGAAGAACATGGACGCGATGATCCTCACCGCGGTCGGCGACATCCTGCGCGCGGGGGAGCAGCCGGAGCGGGATCTGGTCGTCGCGTTCTTCGCCGACGAGGAGGACGGCGGCCGCCGCGGCTCGCACTTTCTCGTGGACAACCATCCCGAGCTCTTCGCCGGCGCCACCGAGGCCATCAGCGAGGTCGGCGGTTACTCGATCGACATCGACGGCAAGCGCGCCTATCTGCTGCAGACCGGAGAGAAGTCGCTGGTCTGGATCAAGCTGGTGGCGCGCGGACGCGCCGCCCACGGCTCCCGGCTGATCCGCGACAACGCCATCACGAAGCTGGCGGAGGCCCTCGTGAAGATCGGCCGGCGCGAGTGGCCGCTGCAGCTGACCGCGACGACGACCCGCCTGATCGCCGAGCTCGGCCGCCTCCTCGGCGTCGACCCGGAGCAGGTCGGCCCGGACGAGGTCGTGCTGCGCACGGGCACCGCGGCCGGGTTCATCCTGGCGACACTGCGCACCACCAGCAACCCGACCCTCCTGGAGGCGGGCTACAAGCACAACGTCATCCCGGACACGGCGGAGGCGCTGGTCGACATCCGCACGCTGCCGGGCGACGAGGACCGCATCCTCGCCGAGGTGCGCGAGCTCGTCGGCGACGACATCGAGGTGCGCATCATGCACCGCGACATCGGCCTGGAGGCCGACTTCGGCGGCGACCTCATCGACGCGATCACGGGGACCCTGGCGACGCACGACCCGGGAGCCCCGGTGCTTCCGTATCTGCTCTCGGGCGGAACCGACAACAAGGCGCTGAGCAAGCTCGGGATCACCGGCTACGGCTTCGCGCCGCTCCGGCTGCCGAAGGAGCTCGACTTCCCCGGCATGTTCCACGGTGTCGACGAGCGGGTGCCGCTGGACGCACTAGTGTTCGGAAGGACTGTCCTGCGCGACCTCCTGCGCACCTACTGA